In Desulfovibrio sp. 86, the following proteins share a genomic window:
- the folD gene encoding bifunctional methylenetetrahydrofolate dehydrogenase/methenyltetrahydrofolate cyclohydrolase FolD → MTAEIISGTALRATMLAELHDEVTTIRSRHGCVPGLVTILVGSNPASVSYVSLKIKTANSLGFHEIQDNQPEDITEAELLALIDRYNNDPSIHGILVQLPLPRHIDATKVLYAISPEKDVDGFHPVNLGRLLIGGKAVNFLPCTPAGIQELIVRSGTETSGAEVVVVGRSNIVGKPIAVMMGQKGKGGNATVTLVHTGSRELGAHCRRADILIVAAGVPGLVKPDWIKPGATVIDVGVNRVGFNEETSKPILSGDVDFEAARQVAGKITPVPGGVGPMTITMLMKNTIRSAWLHLRP, encoded by the coding sequence ATGACAGCTGAAATAATCAGCGGCACTGCACTGCGCGCTACAATGCTGGCTGAACTACATGATGAAGTCACTACCATACGCAGCAGACATGGCTGCGTACCCGGCCTTGTAACCATTCTTGTTGGCAGTAACCCGGCTTCTGTCAGCTATGTATCGCTGAAGATAAAGACGGCAAACAGCTTGGGTTTCCATGAAATACAGGACAACCAGCCCGAAGACATCACCGAAGCGGAACTGTTGGCCCTTATTGACAGGTATAACAACGACCCGTCCATTCACGGCATTTTAGTGCAGCTTCCTCTACCGCGGCATATTGACGCGACAAAGGTGCTTTACGCCATCAGCCCGGAGAAAGATGTGGACGGATTTCACCCTGTGAATCTTGGCCGTCTGCTTATCGGCGGCAAAGCAGTCAATTTTCTGCCGTGCACTCCCGCTGGCATTCAGGAACTGATCGTGCGGTCCGGGACGGAAACCAGCGGCGCCGAAGTCGTAGTGGTGGGCAGGTCCAACATCGTGGGCAAGCCCATTGCCGTCATGATGGGGCAGAAAGGCAAGGGGGGCAACGCCACAGTGACCCTGGTGCACACGGGTTCTCGAGAGCTTGGCGCCCATTGCCGGAGGGCGGACATCCTGATTGTGGCCGCCGGAGTGCCCGGCCTCGTCAAACCGGATTGGATAAAGCCTGGGGCCACGGTCATTGATGTGGGCGTTAACCGCGTAGGGTTCAATGAAGAAACAAGTAAACCCATTCTTTCTGGTGATGTGGATTTTGAAGCAGCCAGACAGGTGGCGGGCAAAATCACCCCCGTACCCGGCGGCGTTGGGCCCATGACCATTACCATGCTTATGAAAAACACCATCAGATCCGCATGGCTGCATCTGCGGCCATAG